The proteins below come from a single Zhouia spongiae genomic window:
- a CDS encoding non-ribosomal peptide synthetase has translation MINLIEKLASHNIYLSLKGKELNISYTEEKISDEIINEIRSNKEKLISYLKKYEIQTTFNSIEEAPQLESYPISDAQRRIWILSQFEEANLAYHMPFHVEINVMFDFDVFKRAMTSLIDRHEVLRTVFREDSEGKIRQWILDKEFFNFKVNELDFSLETNSEDRLRDYIDNDNRLPFNLEQGPLLRASIIKMSSSRFAFYYNMHHIISDGWSMEVLSKDFMTYYESYLADRDVTLPELGIQYKDYAFWQLKELSSSSSEKHRTYWLDSLSGELPLLNFPSQGIRPKIKTYNGHRLRTYLDPSQSNNIKRFSQESGGSLFMGLLAVWNVLCYRYTGQEDIIIGSPVAGRDHPDLENQLGCYVNTLALRNRINPEGNFHMFFNGLKERTLNAYSHQMYPFDRLVEELELHRDISRSPVFDVMLTLHNIGEASDGKFVDEEEVNEISVVGGDISKFDMSLEFKEEGNYISFMITYNSDVYHQSMVEGLMRHYKQLLNSLLSNPTEKLGQVEYLNKGEQTELLYTFNSTNIDYPKDKTIVDLFEEQVEKTPDHIAVVFEEEELTYRELNEKANQLSYYLKENYGIQVGDLIGIQLGRSERFIISILGVLKLGGAYVPIDPNYPVERIKFIKADIDCKVCIDEEVFLKFNLNKEFLLKTDNLNSLIRTNSLVYVIYTSGTTGRPKGVMISHSNLISFFTNLDDVLFLSNIKKIALATNFTFDISVLEILGGLCKGKELVLLTDETLLDPEIFMDKITGDSIEGLQLTPSRLSQLYDLNLNFPPSIKALLVGGEAMSLNLYQKLKNESFTSLNVYGPTETTIWSSSLILKDSSNLSIGSTLNNEQIYIMNSSQALQPIGVEGDIYIGGEGLALGYLNQPELTKEKFVPNPYFKGERLYNTGDRGRRLSNGSIEFIGRKDDQVKIRGYRIELGEISHILSKNDKLNEVVVLVKKNQLNENEMVVFYTSNFKQTGSKIRKYLMKYLPNYMLPSHYVKLKQFPITTSGKIDRNLLTQIEVESQNRTIDYIQPRNDHEKELVRIWKDVLGINKIGINVDFFLLGGNSIKAGIVRSKIKNFFGVNIELKQLFINSTIMDLTSLIESLQLLSNEENQIIEESDELRF, from the coding sequence ATGATTAATTTAATAGAAAAGTTAGCAAGCCATAATATTTATCTTTCTTTAAAGGGTAAAGAACTTAATATTAGTTATACCGAAGAAAAAATTTCTGATGAAATTATTAACGAAATTAGGAGTAATAAGGAGAAATTAATTTCCTATTTAAAGAAATATGAAATACAAACAACTTTTAACTCAATAGAAGAAGCCCCACAATTAGAAAGTTATCCAATATCAGATGCGCAACGTCGAATATGGATTTTAAGTCAATTTGAAGAAGCTAATTTAGCATACCATATGCCTTTTCATGTTGAAATTAATGTGATGTTTGACTTTGATGTATTCAAACGGGCGATGACATCATTAATTGATCGACATGAGGTTTTACGAACTGTTTTTAGAGAGGACTCTGAAGGGAAGATTCGTCAATGGATTTTAGATAAAGAGTTTTTCAATTTTAAGGTTAATGAGTTGGATTTTTCACTGGAGACGAATAGTGAAGATCGATTAAGAGATTATATAGATAATGATAATAGGTTGCCATTTAATTTGGAGCAAGGCCCCTTACTTAGGGCAAGTATTATCAAGATGTCATCAAGCCGATTTGCATTTTACTATAATATGCATCACATAATAAGTGATGGATGGTCAATGGAAGTTCTTTCGAAGGATTTCATGACATATTATGAATCATATTTGGCTGATAGGGATGTGACTCTTCCGGAGCTTGGTATACAATACAAAGATTATGCCTTCTGGCAGCTAAAGGAATTATCGAGTTCTTCGAGCGAAAAGCATAGAACATATTGGTTAGATAGTTTATCGGGAGAGCTTCCATTATTAAATTTTCCAAGTCAAGGAATACGGCCAAAGATAAAGACATATAATGGTCATCGTTTAAGAACCTACCTAGATCCATCACAATCTAATAACATTAAGAGATTTAGTCAAGAGTCTGGTGGTAGTTTGTTTATGGGGTTATTGGCTGTTTGGAATGTACTTTGCTATCGTTATACAGGTCAGGAAGATATAATTATAGGAAGTCCTGTAGCAGGTAGAGACCATCCAGATTTAGAAAATCAGCTAGGTTGTTATGTAAACACCTTGGCTTTAAGAAATCGGATTAATCCTGAGGGAAATTTCCACATGTTTTTTAATGGATTAAAAGAGAGAACGCTTAATGCATATAGTCATCAGATGTATCCATTTGATCGTTTGGTGGAAGAATTAGAATTACATCGAGATATAAGTCGTAGTCCTGTTTTTGATGTAATGCTAACACTACATAATATAGGAGAGGCGAGTGATGGTAAATTCGTTGATGAAGAAGAAGTAAATGAAATAAGCGTTGTTGGTGGAGATATATCAAAGTTTGATATGAGCCTTGAGTTTAAGGAAGAAGGGAATTACATTTCTTTTATGATCACTTATAATAGTGATGTTTATCACCAAAGTATGGTAGAGGGTTTGATGAGACATTATAAGCAATTGTTAAATTCTTTACTATCTAATCCAACGGAAAAGTTGGGTCAGGTTGAATACCTTAATAAAGGAGAGCAGACAGAGTTGTTATATACATTTAATTCGACAAATATAGATTATCCAAAGGATAAAACGATAGTAGATTTATTTGAAGAGCAGGTAGAAAAGACACCAGATCATATAGCAGTTGTGTTTGAAGAAGAGGAGTTGACTTATAGGGAGTTGAATGAAAAGGCAAATCAACTATCATATTATTTAAAAGAGAATTACGGTATACAAGTAGGAGATTTAATCGGAATTCAATTAGGAAGAAGTGAAAGATTTATAATATCGATCCTGGGAGTCTTAAAATTAGGAGGTGCATATGTACCAATTGACCCGAACTATCCAGTTGAACGAATTAAATTTATTAAAGCTGATATAGATTGTAAAGTATGTATAGATGAAGAAGTATTTTTAAAATTTAATTTAAATAAAGAATTTCTTTTAAAAACAGATAATCTTAACTCTCTAATTAGAACTAATAGTTTGGTTTATGTAATCTATACTTCTGGTACTACAGGTAGGCCCAAAGGAGTAATGATTTCTCACTCTAATTTAATTTCATTTTTCACTAATTTAGATGATGTTTTATTTTTATCTAACATTAAAAAAATTGCCTTAGCAACAAATTTTACATTTGATATTTCAGTTTTAGAAATTTTAGGTGGCTTGTGTAAAGGAAAAGAATTAGTTTTATTAACAGACGAAACTTTATTGGATCCAGAAATTTTTATGGATAAAATAACAGGTGATTCAATAGAGGGACTACAATTAACTCCATCAAGATTGTCTCAATTGTATGATTTAAATTTAAATTTCCCTCCAAGTATTAAGGCTTTATTGGTTGGCGGAGAGGCAATGTCTTTAAACCTGTATCAAAAATTAAAAAATGAATCTTTTACATCATTAAATGTATATGGCCCAACCGAAACAACAATTTGGAGCAGCAGTTTAATTTTAAAAGATAGTTCAAATTTAAGTATCGGTTCTACTCTTAATAATGAACAGATTTATATAATGAATTCATCTCAGGCATTACAACCAATTGGTGTTGAAGGTGATATTTATATTGGAGGAGAAGGTTTAGCTCTAGGTTATTTAAATCAACCAGAACTTACAAAAGAAAAATTCGTTCCAAATCCTTATTTTAAAGGAGAACGATTATACAATACAGGTGACCGTGGGAGAAGGTTATCAAATGGATCTATTGAATTTATTGGCAGAAAGGATGATCAAGTTAAAATTCGTGGATATCGTATAGAATTGGGTGAAATATCACATATCTTGTCGAAGAATGATAAGTTAAATGAAGTAGTTGTATTAGTGAAGAAGAATCAATTAAATGAAAATGAAATGGTTGTATTTTACACTTCTAATTTTAAACAAACAGGTTCAAAGATTAGAAAGTATTTGATGAAGTACCTTCCAAATTATATGTTACCATCACATTATGTGAAATTAAAACAATTTCCAATAACCACTAGCGGTAAAATAGATAGGAATTTATTAACACAAATTGAAGTAGAAAGTCAAAACCGAACCATTGATTATATACAACCTAGAAATGATCATGAAAAAGAATTGGTAAGAATATGGAAAGATGTTTTAGGAATTAATAAAATAGGAATTAATGTTGATTTTTTCCTTTTAGGAGGAAATAGTATTAAAGCAGGGATTGTCAGGTCAAAAATTAAAAATTTTTTTGGTGTAAACATTGAACTGAAACAATTATTCATAAATTCAACAATAATGGACTTGACTAGTCTAATAGAATCCCTCCAACTACTTTCAAATGAAGAGAATCAAATAATAGAAGAATCAGATGAATTACGATTTTGA
- a CDS encoding non-ribosomal peptide synthetase codes for MNVDRLKPLITLITAGESAVYDKAIEYSKEGIYYNAYGPTESSICATTYRLKERELIKSGTIPIGKPIDNTEVYILDEAQSLVPIGVVGEICISGDGLARGYLNRPELTAAKFVDNPFNEGDRLYKTGDLGRWLPDGNIEFIGRKDSQVKIRGFRIELGEVEHVLQGNTHVISCVVDVTESSSGDKDLVAYFVGSDSITSQELREYMGSLLPSYMIPSYFVKLEELPLTSNGKLDRKSLPELKGLGIDIGIEYLGPRNEIEEQLVGIWSDVLNIPGVDISVTANFFELGGNSIKILRLQKMLNKFFDLHIDVTTLFRYYSIEKLSKLFKVELYNENNLEKTIDDSIARINKNIDLFNS; via the coding sequence ATGAATGTAGATAGGCTCAAGCCTTTGATTACATTAATAACAGCAGGTGAGTCTGCCGTGTATGATAAAGCAATAGAATATTCAAAAGAAGGAATTTATTATAATGCTTATGGTCCTACAGAATCAAGTATATGCGCAACAACCTATAGATTAAAAGAAAGGGAACTTATAAAGTCAGGTACAATCCCAATAGGAAAACCTATAGACAATACCGAAGTATACATTTTAGATGAAGCGCAGAGTCTTGTTCCAATTGGAGTAGTAGGAGAGATATGTATATCAGGAGATGGATTGGCTCGGGGCTATTTAAACAGGCCGGAATTAACTGCAGCGAAGTTTGTAGATAACCCGTTTAATGAAGGAGATCGATTATATAAGACGGGTGATTTAGGGAGGTGGCTTCCAGATGGAAATATTGAATTTATCGGGAGGAAGGATAGTCAGGTCAAGATACGAGGTTTTCGAATAGAGTTGGGAGAGGTAGAACATGTTTTACAGGGTAATACACATGTTATTAGTTGTGTAGTAGATGTTACAGAGTCGTCAAGTGGAGATAAGGATTTGGTAGCCTATTTCGTAGGGAGTGATAGTATTACATCTCAAGAGCTCAGGGAATATATGGGAAGCTTGTTACCGAGTTATATGATACCTAGTTATTTTGTGAAATTGGAGGAGTTACCTCTGACGAGTAATGGGAAATTGGATAGGAAAAGTTTACCTGAACTTAAAGGTTTAGGTATAGATATAGGAATAGAGTATTTAGGTCCAAGGAATGAAATAGAGGAGCAATTAGTGGGTATTTGGAGTGATGTATTGAATATACCAGGAGTAGATATAAGTGTGACAGCAAACTTTTTTGAGCTAGGGGGAAATTCAATTAAAATATTACGATTGCAAAAAATGTTAAATAAATTCTTTGATTTACATATAGATGTTACAACTTTATTTAGGTACTATTCTATTGAGAAATTATCAAAATTATTTAAAGTTGAATTGTACAATGAGAATAATTTGGAAAAAACAATTGACGATTCAATTGCAAGAATTAATAAAAATATTGATTTATTCAATTCTTAA
- a CDS encoding AMP-binding protein produces the protein MEKTPNRVAVVFEGKELTYCELNERANQLARYLHSNYKIESDTLIGIKMDRSLDIIISIIGVLKSGGAYVPIDPEYPQSRIDYIITDSRCELLLDRLAYDKFEQSQEDYIKDNLGTFISSSDLAYVIYTSGSTGQPKGVMIEHRGILNTIVSQNKIFELKKHKRSLQFASYSFDASVSEIFISLTSGVVLYLVGDKERKVPELLESFIIEKSIEIATIPPLS, from the coding sequence GTGGAAAAGACACCGAATCGTGTAGCTGTTGTGTTTGAGGGTAAGGAGTTGACTTATTGTGAGTTAAATGAGAGGGCTAATCAATTAGCAAGGTATTTGCATTCAAATTACAAGATAGAAAGCGATACATTGATAGGCATAAAGATGGATCGATCCTTAGATATTATAATTTCAATTATAGGAGTATTAAAAAGCGGAGGTGCTTATGTGCCTATTGATCCAGAGTATCCACAATCACGCATAGACTATATAATAACAGATAGTCGCTGTGAGTTACTGCTGGATAGACTGGCATATGACAAGTTTGAACAAAGTCAAGAGGATTATATAAAAGATAATCTAGGTACATTTATAAGTAGTAGTGATTTGGCTTATGTTATTTACACTTCTGGTTCTACGGGACAACCCAAAGGTGTGATGATAGAACATAGAGGAATACTTAATACAATAGTTTCTCAAAACAAAATATTTGAACTAAAAAAGCATAAGAGAAGCTTACAATTTGCGTCATATTCTTTTGATGCTTCTGTTTCAGAAATATTTATTTCTCTAACATCGGGGGTTGTTCTGTATTTGGTCGGTGACAAAGAGAGAAAAGTTCCTGAACTTTTAGAATCATTTATTATTGAAAAATCAATAGAAATAGCAACCATTCCCCCTCTTTCATAA